The Acidianus manzaensis genome has a window encoding:
- a CDS encoding glucose-1-phosphate thymidylyltransferase, giving the protein MKGLLLAGGLGTRLRPLTYTGNKHTIPIANKPMILYAFDDLVKAGIKNIGVILGPLKEGIENILKDYPGVNITFIDQPDPKGLAHAVMTAEDFLDEPFVMHLGDNLLRDGISDFVKAFNETNADAVIGVTEVKDPRQYGVVVLEGGKVKKLIEKPKEPPSNLALVGVYVFSPIIHEYVKKLKPSWRGEYEITDAIQLMVNDGKRVEVVHVKGWWKDTGKPEDLLEANQLILDEISPNISGKVDGKIEGRVIIGEGTEVKDSRIRGPVIIGKNCKIYHAYIGPYTSIGDNCVINEVEIENSIIMNNVKIENIRVRISDNIIGNNVEIKRNEEMPKTFRFILGDNSKIDLV; this is encoded by the coding sequence ATGAAAGGTCTTTTATTAGCTGGTGGCTTAGGCACGAGATTAAGACCATTAACATATACTGGAAACAAACACACAATACCTATAGCGAATAAACCCATGATCCTTTACGCCTTTGACGACCTAGTCAAAGCAGGAATAAAAAACATAGGAGTAATTTTAGGCCCATTGAAAGAAGGAATAGAAAACATACTCAAAGATTATCCTGGAGTAAACATAACTTTCATAGATCAACCAGATCCTAAAGGATTAGCTCACGCAGTTATGACAGCCGAAGATTTTTTAGACGAACCATTCGTAATGCATCTAGGGGATAACCTCCTTAGAGACGGAATTTCAGACTTCGTCAAAGCTTTTAACGAAACTAACGCTGACGCAGTTATTGGCGTTACAGAAGTTAAAGATCCAAGACAGTACGGAGTAGTAGTGTTAGAAGGAGGAAAAGTAAAAAAACTAATTGAAAAACCTAAAGAACCTCCCTCTAACTTAGCTTTAGTAGGCGTTTACGTTTTTTCTCCAATCATTCACGAATACGTGAAAAAACTAAAGCCAAGTTGGAGAGGAGAATACGAAATAACAGACGCAATTCAATTAATGGTAAATGACGGTAAGAGAGTAGAAGTAGTTCACGTTAAAGGATGGTGGAAAGATACAGGAAAACCAGAAGATTTACTGGAAGCAAACCAACTTATTTTAGACGAAATCTCTCCTAACATTTCTGGGAAGGTAGACGGTAAAATTGAAGGCAGAGTAATTATAGGTGAAGGAACTGAAGTCAAAGATTCCAGAATCAGAGGACCAGTGATTATTGGTAAGAATTGTAAAATTTATCACGCTTACATTGGTCCTTATACTTCCATCGGAGATAACTGCGTCATAAACGAAGTAGAAATTGAAAATTCTATTATAATGAATAATGTTAAGATAGAAAACATAAGAGTTAGGATTTCTGATAACATTATCGGTAATAATGTAGAAATAAAAAGAAATGAAGAAATGCCTAAAACATTTCGCTTCATTTTAGGAGATAATTCCAAGATAGATTTAGTCTAA
- a CDS encoding AAA family ATPase produces the protein MKNFKSDDVNEIIRELDRLSKDNKRILVLFFDEFQNIKKVNINYGSLLHDIFDWCDNTTVVVSGSIVGMMEEVLKQVEEEKPFYGRNFIRIELDKFEREKSKEFLLKGFEEEKVKIDNQTLEKALKYFDGIPGWLALFGRSYSYSVKHGSKVELKLILREASKQEAKEFTNFLKVSNSPNRYAGIILALGSLKKARLKEIRDYVSTVLKDNVRESRVKELIDTLITYGFARKISTGVYSLPEDLPTKLGLVHSAKRWIKKK, from the coding sequence CTGAAAAATTTTAAAAGTGATGATGTTAATGAAATAATTAGAGAGTTAGATAGACTAAGTAAGGACAATAAAAGGATCCTGGTTTTGTTTTTTGACGAATTTCAAAATATAAAAAAAGTTAATATAAATTATGGTTCTTTGCTTCACGATATTTTTGATTGGTGTGATAACACTACTGTGGTGGTTTCTGGAAGTATTGTAGGTATGATGGAAGAAGTGCTGAAACAAGTTGAGGAGGAAAAACCTTTTTACGGAAGGAATTTTATCAGAATTGAATTAGATAAATTTGAAAGGGAAAAGTCTAAAGAATTTTTGCTTAAGGGATTTGAGGAAGAGAAAGTCAAAATTGATAATCAGACATTAGAAAAAGCGTTGAAGTATTTTGATGGTATCCCAGGATGGTTAGCGTTATTTGGAAGGAGTTATTCTTATTCTGTTAAACATGGATCAAAAGTTGAATTAAAACTCATTTTAAGAGAAGCGTCTAAACAGGAGGCGAAAGAATTTACTAACTTTTTGAAAGTTTCAAATTCTCCCAATAGATATGCAGGGATAATCTTAGCTTTAGGAAGTTTGAAGAAGGCTCGTTTAAAGGAAATAAGGGATTACGTTTCAACCGTTTTGAAAGATAATGTAAGAGAATCTAGGGTAAAGGAATTAATAGACACTTTGATAACTTATGGCTTTGCGAGAAAGATTAGCACTGGAGTTTATTCTTTGCCTGAAGATTTGCCTACGAAGTTGGGGTTAGTTCATTCAGCAAAAAGGTGGATAAAGAAGAAATAA
- the rfbC gene encoding dTDP-4-dehydrorhamnose 3,5-epimerase, whose protein sequence is MPFNFSRTSIPEVILIEAKQFSDNRGYFEEIYKESDFHEYIPCHFVQFNHSYSKKGVIRGLHFQLMPVPQGKLVTVTSGKIFDVAVDLRKGSPTYKKWVHAELTPGKLFWIPSGFAHGFLALEDSHVIYFVTREFSKDHDSGIAWNDPEINVKWPTTEVIISEKDGKLPLLRNSKANFEYGMDIC, encoded by the coding sequence ATGCCATTTAATTTCTCCAGAACGAGCATACCAGAAGTAATTTTAATCGAAGCTAAACAATTTTCAGATAATAGAGGTTATTTCGAAGAAATATATAAAGAAAGCGATTTCCACGAATACATACCATGCCATTTTGTCCAATTCAATCATTCCTATTCTAAAAAAGGAGTAATCAGAGGACTTCATTTCCAATTAATGCCAGTTCCTCAAGGAAAACTAGTTACCGTAACTTCAGGAAAAATCTTCGACGTAGCAGTAGATTTGAGAAAAGGATCACCAACGTATAAAAAATGGGTGCACGCAGAACTAACTCCAGGAAAACTCTTTTGGATTCCATCAGGTTTCGCTCATGGTTTTCTAGCTTTAGAGGACTCTCACGTAATCTATTTCGTAACTAGAGAATTTTCTAAAGACCATGATTCAGGAATAGCGTGGAATGATCCGGAAATAAACGTCAAATGGCCTACTACCGAAGTTATAATATCAGAAAAAGATGGTAAATTACCGCTGTTAAGAAATTCAAAAGCAAACTTCGAATACGGAATGGATATATGTTAG
- the acs gene encoding acetate--CoA ligase, which yields MSVTWALPFETKIKPKLNNLVDEETYEKIHETTVKDYVRFWEGVASQLYWYKKWDKAIDDSNPPFYKWFVGGELNASYLTVDRHYNSWKRNKVAIIWEGEDGTTKELSYADLYFEVNRVAYMLREKMKLRKGDAIAIYLPMIPELPIFMLAAARLGVVFTVIFSGFSSDALASRINDSEAKVVITADGGYRRGKIIDLKGITDKAVEKSPTVKNVIVVRRTGSQVNMKEGRDYYFDDLIRDIPQTYVEPERMKSEDPLYILYTSGTTGKPKGIVHDTGGYLTLLHGTMNWVFDIRDEDVYWCTADIGWVTGHSYIVFGPLLEGATEVMYEGALDYPQPDRWASIIEKYKVSVLYTSPTAIRSFMKYGEEWVKKHDTSSVRVMHSVGEPINPEAFEWFYKNVGNGEIPFGSTWWMTETGGIMISNLPGYLMIPMKPGSNGMPIPGVEADVVDDNGNEKARGERGYLVLKNPWPGMPLTIYKDPQRYVQVYWSKFPGMFYAGDYAVKDEDGYFWILGRADEVIKVSGHRLGTYELESALIEHPAVAEAAVIGVSDPVKGEVPIAFVILRQGNSPSEELKKEIINTVREKVGPIASVNEVYFVGKLPKTRSGKIMRRVIRAVATNSEVGDVSTLEDEASVEEIREALEEFSKEFKKS from the coding sequence ATGTCTGTTACGTGGGCTCTTCCTTTTGAAACAAAAATAAAACCTAAGTTAAATAACTTAGTTGATGAAGAAACTTATGAAAAAATTCATGAAACTACTGTAAAGGACTACGTTAGATTTTGGGAAGGTGTTGCATCACAGCTTTATTGGTATAAGAAATGGGATAAAGCGATAGACGATTCTAATCCTCCTTTCTATAAGTGGTTTGTTGGTGGAGAATTGAATGCTTCCTATTTAACAGTTGATAGGCATTATAATTCTTGGAAAAGAAATAAGGTTGCAATAATTTGGGAAGGAGAAGATGGAACAACGAAAGAGTTAAGTTATGCTGACTTATATTTTGAAGTTAATAGAGTAGCTTATATGCTAAGGGAAAAGATGAAGTTAAGAAAAGGAGATGCTATAGCAATATACTTACCTATGATTCCTGAATTGCCCATTTTTATGTTAGCAGCGGCTAGGTTAGGTGTAGTATTTACTGTCATATTTTCTGGTTTTAGTTCTGATGCATTAGCTTCTAGGATAAATGACTCTGAAGCTAAAGTTGTGATAACTGCGGATGGTGGTTATAGGAGAGGTAAAATAATTGACTTGAAAGGAATCACGGATAAAGCTGTGGAGAAATCACCCACTGTGAAAAACGTTATAGTAGTTAGAAGAACTGGAAGTCAAGTAAATATGAAAGAAGGTAGGGATTATTATTTTGATGATTTGATTCGCGATATTCCTCAAACTTACGTTGAACCAGAAAGAATGAAGTCTGAAGATCCTCTTTACATTCTTTATACGTCAGGAACTACTGGTAAACCAAAAGGTATTGTGCACGATACTGGCGGGTATTTAACTTTACTTCATGGGACAATGAATTGGGTTTTCGATATTAGGGATGAGGATGTATACTGGTGTACTGCTGACATAGGTTGGGTTACTGGGCATTCTTACATTGTTTTTGGTCCTTTATTAGAAGGTGCTACAGAGGTAATGTATGAAGGTGCTTTAGATTATCCTCAGCCTGACAGGTGGGCTTCAATAATAGAAAAATATAAAGTATCTGTCCTTTACACTTCTCCTACTGCAATAAGGAGTTTCATGAAATATGGGGAAGAATGGGTAAAGAAGCATGATACATCATCAGTTAGAGTAATGCATTCAGTTGGAGAACCTATTAATCCTGAAGCTTTTGAATGGTTTTACAAGAACGTAGGAAATGGTGAAATTCCTTTTGGTTCTACATGGTGGATGACTGAGACTGGTGGAATTATGATTTCTAATCTACCAGGATATTTGATGATTCCTATGAAGCCTGGAAGCAATGGAATGCCAATACCTGGAGTTGAAGCTGACGTGGTAGATGATAATGGGAATGAGAAGGCAAGAGGTGAAAGAGGATATTTAGTTTTGAAGAATCCATGGCCAGGAATGCCTTTGACAATTTATAAGGATCCGCAGAGGTATGTTCAAGTTTATTGGAGTAAGTTCCCTGGAATGTTCTACGCCGGAGATTACGCTGTAAAGGATGAAGATGGATACTTCTGGATTTTAGGAAGGGCGGATGAAGTCATAAAAGTTTCTGGTCATAGGCTAGGAACTTATGAGTTGGAATCTGCTTTAATTGAACATCCCGCTGTGGCTGAGGCAGCGGTGATAGGAGTAAGCGATCCGGTAAAAGGAGAAGTTCCTATTGCTTTTGTGATTTTGAGGCAAGGAAATTCTCCAAGTGAAGAGTTAAAGAAAGAGATAATAAATACTGTAAGAGAGAAAGTAGGTCCAATAGCTTCAGTCAATGAAGTATATTTTGTAGGAAAATTACCTAAAACCAGGTCAGGGAAAATAATGAGGAGGGTAATAAGAGCTGTAGCTACTAATAGTGAAGTTGGGGATGTATCTACTTTAGAAGATGAAGCTTCAGTAGAAGAGATAAGAGAAGCATTAGAAGAGTTCAGTAAAGAATTCAAGAAAAGCTAA
- a CDS encoding acetate uptake transporter, with product MTEEKRANAAPLGLSGFALTTLVLSLYNAGIITSGAGTVIGLAAFYGGLAQLLASILEWRAGNTFGLVAFFTYGAFWEWYFISSLGIIPITSIGVGITLIAFGIFTLAMWFGTLKTNIGLFTTFLLLWITFFLLGAGAMTSNTTLTHAGGYVGILTAIAAWYTGLATVVAESLGTKPPVGRAIIK from the coding sequence ATGACAGAAGAGAAGAGGGCTAATGCAGCACCCCTCGGATTATCAGGATTCGCACTAACAACACTAGTTTTAAGCTTATACAACGCAGGAATAATAACTTCCGGAGCAGGAACAGTAATAGGATTAGCAGCATTCTACGGAGGATTAGCACAACTACTAGCATCAATACTAGAATGGAGAGCAGGAAACACATTCGGACTAGTAGCATTCTTCACATATGGAGCATTCTGGGAATGGTACTTCATATCATCACTAGGAATAATACCAATAACAAGCATAGGAGTAGGAATAACACTAATAGCATTCGGAATATTCACACTAGCAATGTGGTTCGGAACACTAAAAACAAACATAGGACTATTCACAACATTCCTACTACTATGGATAACATTCTTCCTACTAGGAGCAGGAGCAATGACAAGCAACACTACACTAACTCATGCCGGAGGATACGTAGGAATACTAACAGCAATAGCAGCATGGTACACAGGATTAGCAACAGTAGTAGCAGAAAGCCTAGGAACAAAACCACCAGTAGGAAGAGCAATAATTAAGTAA
- a CDS encoding zinc-ribbon domain-containing protein has protein sequence MTKYCPKCGAPNPDDARFCMKCGFDFSTLQQTQPANQPVQFNQPFNQPMPSNQPPTINVQKFNEISPKLLLPGGLLYSIAIILISIGFILSFSISLIKIGGKSAAVGGVSLGDYIIYLLIGLFLLMSSIKRSISGGVIFILSILGFLYMILLGVFNFIEGSSAIGAGVEAVIAAVFLLVSMFLFRSNSLYTSYTGITFGLVAGILYFISISSTYGGANRFAGLLSANSYYYLGFVSMILFVITLYIKPFSRYQIISIINKLLLNITSLLFSIGVLVLGAVVISSGVPSTTGLPGYVAGGAYTLFAAGAIDIPAGILLLVTSIFILLTTIVELGRKITKPYSPAGQ, from the coding sequence ATGACTAAGTATTGTCCAAAATGTGGGGCTCCAAATCCGGATGACGCAAGGTTCTGCATGAAATGTGGATTTGATTTTAGTACACTACAGCAAACACAACCAGCTAATCAGCCAGTCCAATTCAATCAGCCATTTAATCAGCCAATGCCATCTAACCAACCTCCAACAATTAATGTTCAGAAATTTAATGAGATATCTCCTAAGTTATTGTTACCTGGTGGATTATTATATTCAATAGCTATAATATTAATATCTATAGGGTTCATATTATCCTTTTCAATATCTTTAATTAAAATAGGTGGTAAATCCGCAGCAGTAGGCGGCGTATCTTTAGGAGACTACATAATCTACTTGCTTATTGGATTATTTTTACTAATGAGTAGCATTAAAAGGAGTATATCTGGAGGTGTTATTTTCATATTATCTATACTAGGATTCCTATACATGATATTATTGGGTGTTTTCAATTTCATAGAGGGTTCTTCAGCTATAGGAGCAGGAGTTGAAGCTGTAATTGCTGCTGTTTTCCTTTTAGTATCAATGTTCTTATTCAGATCTAATTCACTATATACTTCATATACTGGAATTACTTTTGGATTAGTTGCAGGAATACTGTACTTTATATCGATTTCTTCAACTTATGGTGGAGCAAATAGATTTGCAGGATTATTATCGGCAAATTCATACTATTATCTAGGTTTTGTGTCAATGATACTATTTGTAATAACATTATACATTAAACCATTTAGTAGATATCAAATAATATCGATTATTAACAAACTTTTGCTAAATATAACATCACTACTATTTAGTATAGGTGTTCTAGTGCTGGGTGCTGTTGTAATATCTTCTGGAGTACCATCTACTACAGGATTGCCAGGATACGTAGCTGGAGGAGCGTATACTTTATTTGCAGCAGGAGCAATAGATATACCAGCAGGAATTTTATTGCTAGTAACTTCAATATTTATATTATTAACTACAATAGTAGAATTAGGAAGAAAAATAACTAAGCCTTATTCTCCGGCAGGACAATAA
- a CDS encoding ATP-binding protein, which produces MSLDFLYLNEIKNLEKQAENYEDSGDIENARKTYEKIAILYEKASSAAKSPSSKELYAKKAEEYRRKAKPKKVVTEGGEETDYESIAESMMEKTDLTWDDIVGLDNVKDLLKRAVIMARAKPDKPVKLDPPRSVLLFGPPGTGKTLLASAASNSIHATFFNADISKILSKYVGDAPKTIDALFSLAREKAPSLIFFDEIDSMTISREEGQNVGTGLLQKLLIEMDGFKKSSDLVMIIAGTNRPWALDEAIVNRFDYRVYVPPPDFEGRKGIFKLELEKRGFEIEGNYDELAEKTEGYTGREISHICRKAVMLMIRRLNPQVDDNVKEIKIGKIKREELFQAIEETKPSVSKEMIKKYEEWNEGHGSS; this is translated from the coding sequence ATGTCTTTAGATTTTTTGTATTTAAATGAAATAAAAAATTTAGAAAAACAAGCAGAAAATTATGAGGATTCTGGAGATATTGAAAACGCTAGGAAAACGTATGAAAAAATTGCTATTCTTTATGAGAAGGCGTCAAGCGCAGCTAAATCGCCTAGTAGTAAAGAACTTTACGCTAAAAAAGCTGAGGAATATAGGAGAAAAGCTAAGCCTAAAAAAGTAGTTACAGAAGGTGGAGAAGAAACTGATTACGAAAGTATTGCAGAATCAATGATGGAGAAGACTGATTTAACATGGGATGATATTGTTGGTTTAGATAACGTAAAGGATCTCTTAAAAAGAGCTGTAATTATGGCTAGAGCTAAGCCAGATAAGCCAGTAAAATTAGATCCTCCTCGTTCTGTTCTGCTTTTTGGTCCTCCTGGAACAGGAAAGACTCTTTTAGCTTCTGCGGCTTCAAATTCCATTCACGCTACCTTTTTTAATGCTGATATATCAAAAATTTTATCTAAGTACGTTGGCGATGCTCCTAAGACTATTGATGCTCTGTTTTCCTTGGCCAGAGAAAAGGCTCCTTCTCTTATATTTTTTGATGAGATTGATTCTATGACTATTAGTAGGGAAGAAGGTCAAAACGTTGGGACTGGTTTGCTTCAAAAGTTGCTTATTGAAATGGATGGTTTTAAGAAATCTTCTGACTTAGTTATGATTATTGCTGGAACTAATAGACCATGGGCTTTGGATGAAGCGATTGTAAATAGGTTTGATTATAGAGTGTACGTTCCTCCTCCAGATTTTGAAGGAAGGAAAGGAATATTTAAACTAGAGTTAGAGAAGAGGGGTTTTGAAATTGAAGGTAATTATGATGAGTTAGCTGAAAAGACTGAAGGATATACTGGAAGAGAAATTTCTCATATTTGTAGGAAGGCGGTGATGTTAATGATTAGGAGATTGAATCCTCAAGTTGACGATAATGTAAAAGAGATTAAAATAGGAAAAATAAAAAGGGAGGAGCTCTTTCAAGCTATTGAAGAGACTAAGCCTTCTGTCTCAAAGGAAATGATTAAAAAGTATGAAGAATGGAATGAGGGGCATGGTTCGTCATGA
- a CDS encoding DUF973 family protein produces MLFPIISVAVILISIPAFSLSTISTSSGNSTALSNTLASATTVLIIASVLFILSPIFQILGVISMRKGFSILRNLGRPVGTGETGATLYLVSLLLLVISLIIIVITSISLISTSSYSDASAGVFLGLFAGTGLAVVAAILGFIGIIMISIGTYQVGDTYRKGIVEVGGILVLVGFLLSFASFLTLALSIISFILIIIGYILVYTGLGGISYNITKGIIPVPYSPLINYQHQYYNQPQYLLYQIGEGTITSNGNAYITLYSQTQAIIISAVIQGYNLISTSINPATLVPGNNNVTLHFNNLYSLMPGTQYISLTINVGGNIVNITAKAVYRP; encoded by the coding sequence ATGCTATTCCCTATAATATCAGTAGCTGTTATTCTTATTAGCATCCCAGCCTTCTCATTGTCCACGATTAGTACCTCGTCTGGAAATTCAACTGCCCTTTCGAATACTCTAGCATCAGCTACTACAGTTCTAATTATAGCATCAGTTTTATTCATTCTTTCCCCAATCTTCCAGATTCTAGGAGTAATTTCTATGAGAAAAGGGTTTTCCATACTGAGAAATCTTGGCAGACCAGTAGGAACAGGTGAGACTGGGGCTACTCTTTACTTAGTAAGTTTATTACTGTTAGTTATTAGTCTCATCATAATAGTAATAACATCTATTTCTTTAATTTCCACTTCATCGTACAGTGATGCATCGGCTGGTGTATTTTTAGGTCTATTTGCAGGTACAGGATTAGCTGTAGTTGCAGCTATTTTAGGTTTTATAGGCATAATCATGATTTCCATTGGTACCTATCAAGTTGGGGATACTTATAGAAAAGGAATAGTAGAAGTTGGAGGAATATTAGTTTTAGTGGGATTTTTATTATCATTCGCTTCCTTTTTAACTCTAGCTTTAAGCATAATATCCTTTATATTAATAATAATAGGATATATATTGGTCTACACAGGTTTAGGTGGTATATCATATAATATTACAAAAGGAATAATTCCAGTTCCTTATTCTCCACTAATAAATTACCAGCATCAATATTATAACCAACCTCAGTATCTACTATATCAAATAGGAGAAGGTACAATTACAAGTAATGGCAACGCTTATATAACCCTTTATTCTCAAACCCAGGCCATTATAATTTCTGCAGTGATACAAGGATATAATCTAATTTCAACATCTATAAACCCTGCAACGTTGGTTCCAGGTAATAATAATGTCACATTACATTTCAACAATTTATATAGCTTAATGCCTGGAACACAATATATATCCCTTACCATTAATGTTGGAGGAAACATTGTTAATATTACAGCCAAAGCAGTATATCGACCCTAA
- a CDS encoding AsnC family protein produces the protein MQLLSQKNKLSTLLYYIQRFGDLNPKILGLLSGIKDAEELISYLRNNYEYRTFPFFNEKALGLDKYIFTIYSRRKFDLLKLYEMFDGMIGFALRDVFNPSSINLMIYSNSLSFFKIFDYLLDNDFIYHYEYLGKVKSRLIYPLDYSMFNFETKEFEGISPREREPFQNVDLTDDFKPDYYDVRIIGKKQERTYSNLKDLSSLLGFSFKDVLYHYQKHIAGKGLISSYTTFVVRPHYRLQVIFSKENTLRYLTRIPTLYYVHILDNYYVAHILGWNSQLFKYVDFIKDAEYEFNDKISITVHPANDKYRIAASIPYEHFTEDGKWDFNVERMILKAERVIESINYQR, from the coding sequence GTGCAGTTACTTTCTCAGAAGAACAAACTTTCTACACTCCTCTATTACATTCAGAGGTTTGGAGATTTAAACCCAAAAATTTTGGGATTATTATCTGGAATAAAGGATGCTGAAGAATTAATCAGCTATCTGAGGAATAATTACGAGTACAGGACTTTTCCTTTCTTCAATGAGAAAGCTTTGGGATTGGATAAGTACATTTTTACTATTTATTCTCGAAGGAAATTTGATTTGTTGAAATTGTATGAAATGTTTGATGGAATGATTGGTTTCGCTTTGAGAGATGTTTTCAATCCTTCCTCAATTAATTTGATGATTTATTCAAATAGTTTAAGTTTTTTCAAGATTTTTGATTATTTGCTTGATAATGATTTTATTTATCATTATGAGTACTTAGGAAAAGTAAAAAGCAGATTAATTTATCCTTTAGATTATTCAATGTTCAATTTTGAAACGAAAGAATTTGAGGGAATTTCTCCTAGGGAAAGAGAACCATTTCAGAATGTTGATTTGACGGATGATTTTAAGCCAGATTATTATGACGTAAGAATAATAGGAAAGAAACAAGAAAGAACATACTCAAATTTGAAAGATCTTTCATCTCTTCTTGGATTTTCATTCAAGGATGTACTGTATCATTATCAAAAGCATATTGCAGGAAAAGGATTAATATCATCATACACTACATTTGTTGTAAGACCGCATTATAGACTTCAAGTAATTTTTAGTAAGGAGAATACGTTAAGGTATTTGACTAGAATTCCTACCTTATACTATGTTCATATTCTAGATAATTATTATGTTGCTCACATCTTAGGTTGGAATAGTCAATTATTTAAGTACGTTGACTTCATTAAGGACGCGGAATATGAATTTAATGATAAGATCTCTATAACTGTTCATCCAGCCAATGATAAGTATCGAATTGCTGCTTCTATTCCTTATGAGCATTTTACTGAAGATGGGAAGTGGGATTTTAATGTTGAAAGAATGATTTTGAAAGCTGAAAGGGTTATTGAAAGTATTAATTATCAAAGATAG
- a CDS encoding type I-D CRISPR-associated protein Csc1, whose protein sequence is MKIYEAELTLEGFLIFSTEVKPMITSYSSMGSYITPSPYIHNYPVMYGLLGMPSEAYFVIPSLHKADYELKGKKSGGNSLLRYTTVKREIEKFAKKEEQSLYSFPLVPKKIIVNSFLLSSESWSYALPTRKPTKNVFPRLTSYSAFSPGSRFMTYIVTSDDYPKSKLPRWIRIGKKRWGILQIYYNEVEIKDIKESTEECASSIPVNDIDTEKFGYEIKNFAKVLETSSLKEGKIGWAITDKCLKIKGEIENKRVSITLPL, encoded by the coding sequence ATGAAAATATATGAAGCTGAGCTTACTTTAGAAGGATTTCTTATTTTTTCTACAGAGGTAAAACCTATGATAACTTCTTATTCGTCGATGGGTTCTTACATAACTCCATCACCTTACATTCACAATTATCCTGTAATGTACGGACTGCTAGGAATGCCTTCAGAGGCTTACTTCGTAATTCCCTCTTTACATAAGGCTGATTACGAATTAAAAGGTAAAAAATCTGGGGGAAACTCTCTTCTTCGGTATACTACGGTGAAAAGAGAAATAGAAAAATTTGCTAAAAAAGAGGAGCAATCACTATACTCTTTTCCGCTAGTTCCTAAAAAAATTATAGTTAATTCATTTTTACTATCATCAGAATCGTGGAGTTATGCATTACCAACCAGAAAACCTACAAAAAACGTTTTCCCTAGATTAACTAGTTACTCAGCTTTTTCGCCAGGTTCAAGGTTTATGACTTACATAGTAACTTCAGACGATTATCCTAAGTCAAAATTACCTAGGTGGATAAGAATAGGAAAGAAAAGATGGGGGATTCTGCAAATTTACTATAATGAGGTGGAAATAAAAGACATAAAGGAAAGTACAGAGGAATGTGCTAGCTCAATACCAGTAAATGATATAGATACTGAAAAATTTGGATATGAGATAAAAAATTTTGCAAAGGTTCTTGAAACTTCCTCGCTAAAAGAGGGAAAAATAGGTTGGGCAATAACTGACAAATGCTTAAAAATAAAAGGAGAAATTGAAAACAAACGCGTTAGTATAACTCTTCCATTGTAA